Proteins from a single region of Macaca thibetana thibetana isolate TM-01 chromosome 4, ASM2454274v1, whole genome shotgun sequence:
- the PERP gene encoding p53 apoptosis effector related to PMP-22, translated as MIRCGLACERCRWILPLLLLSAIAFDIIALAGRGWLQSSDHIQTSSLWWKCSQEGGGSGSYEEGCQSLMEYAWGRAAAAMLFCGFIILVICFILSFFALCGPQMLVFLRVIGGLLALAAVFQIISLVIYPVKYTQTFALHASPGVTYIYNWAYGFGWAATIILIGCAFFFCCLPNYEDDLLGNAKPRYFYTSA; from the exons ATGATCCGCTGCGGCCTGGCCTGCGAGCGCTGCCGCTGGATCCTGCCCCTGCTCCTACTCAGCGCCATCGCCTTCGACATCATCGCGCTGGCCGGCCGCGGCTGGTTGCAGTCGAGCGACCACATCCAGACGTCCTCGCTGTGGTGGAAATGTTCCCAAGAGGGTGGCGGCAGCGGGTCCTACGAGGAGGGCTGTCAGAGCCTCATGGAGTACG cATGGGGTAGAGCAGCGGCTGCCATGCTCTTCTGTGGCTTCATCATCCTGGTGATCTGTTTCATCCTCTCCTTCTTCGCCCTCTGTGGACCCCAGATGCTTGTCTTCCTAAGAGTGATTGGAGGTCTCCTTGCCTTGGCTG ctgtgttccagatcATCTCCCTGGTAATTTACCCCGTGAAGTACACCCAGACCTTCGCCCTTCATGCCAGCCCCGGTGTCACTTACATCTATAACTGGGCCTACGGCTTTGGCTGGGCAGCCACGATTATCCTGATTGGCTGTGCCTTCTTCTTCTGCTGCCTCCCCAACTACGAAGATGACCTTCTGGGTAATGCCAAGCCCAGGTACTTCTACACATCTGCCTAA